In Notolabrus celidotus isolate fNotCel1 chromosome 8, fNotCel1.pri, whole genome shotgun sequence, a genomic segment contains:
- the f8 gene encoding coagulation factor VIII isoform X1, producing MFDLLTAMIATLLPLLLFCFSPGETQQDPAPVRHYYVAAKEIGWDYIHLDDADPLSEQRGGRSKDNPQKYIKAVYREYTDSTYTVPRPRPAWTGIQGPVIVAKASDRVVVHFKNLASQSYSISPVGISYWKLSEGAGYDDSTTGQEKEDDAVPPGGYYEYVWDISAKDSPTISDPECLTYSYSSQVDPVRDVNSGLIGALLICKSSAFSEDGQRKHPGFVLLFAVFDETKSWYGEVGERMSREKFKRSSNRKEYHTINGYVNSTLPGLKVCQGHNHVFWHLIGMGTAPEIHSIQIQDHTLQVSAHRKATMEVTPMTFITANLRPATVGRFLISCQIYAHRHDGMNALFEVEKCTEPAGPGMRNVKQKDEMENSYQDYNFNVVNSNSFQTSQVQVRSFGGEQSQIWKHFIAIEEVTWDYAGHLKPTDIKLQSEYLPAAPHHLGYRYKKVAYVEYTDGSFTQKKTPDSILLGPLLKGKIKDQIHITLRNMADRPFNIYPNGITQIYPLDRSSEEKDLRSMGVPPNATFTYVWRLTVDDGPLTGDPQCLTQMYQSTINPERDLASGLVGTFLICKHGALNTKGRLIVPDSELSVVFAVFDENRSWYFNENMQNSSQITPNTTEFYKSNVIHSVNGIMFNTRQFAIRKTDVTFWHVANVGTQSDFLSVYFTGNLFQYQGLHQSVLTLFPMTGVTVSMESEVIGEWEISAFDSSLKKRGMSVHYTVPHSITGEHQLVDSPEDEDLSEFMDDMQRSRRSHNHTVLVTVCNNSTQSVNTSGLNVTEAERAVGNAGCQLKEVTKITSMDELNEEIPLDVLEAIDGDEEWTESQTGAEAGGAGARRRRRQTEGNWTDVDISSGASEDGGTEIEIGEQAAKNVSYRSEEVKIDLISEMLSLKNETKEELEESNEILLNKDPLLDTEIHTEEKTDSEEMNQNQILSELLRRHVELNLTADNNTMMTDLSLEYDDYSQEVNSTSDVFGTDYIDPRSGEIRSQTYYIAAEEITWDYGIRKPRQLIKPREMRRGMRKFLPEYKKVVFRAYWDENFNNPLGRGEFQQHLGIMGPVISAEVNERFTVLFKNKASRPYSFHLQGVYDHVHGAGISQTHTPTAPPGVPGDPVPPGEARTYNWKVTKKQGPSENEFDCKAGAYYSTVDKERDLHSGLIGPLLICKPDTLQTQKMLEKNVAEFSLLFHMFDETKSWYMEENLQRHCAPPCQVNTEDPWYHTSNKFAAINGYVAETLPGLLAAQRQKVRWHLLNVGSDGEYHAVHFHGLPFTVHTNQEHRMGVYNLYPGVFATVEMEPPNVGTWLVENTIGEYQLAGMRAKLLVHNPKCVMPLGMKLGRIEDSQITASDNMDSWQPRLARLDQSGYINAWMGRNSNSWLQVDLQRPTLLHGVQTQGVRAKLWDYFIRVFSISYSLDQETWSTYRGNKTKQKHRFPGNIDSSSVKTNPIIPPIVARYVRIHPLDFKHRPALRLELLGCDLNSCSLPLGLQNQMSSIPDNSFIASSHYSSLLRSWAPHLARLHLEGSTNAWRPKNNNPHEWLQVDLGKVKRITAVITQGARSLLTQMMVTEFSVTISRDGHQWDSVLEESSQREKIFQGNNDSDEEAFNAFDPPLFGKFLRIHPRGWINGIALRLELLGCETQQ from the exons ATGTTTGACCTGCTCACCGCCATGATAGCGACCCTGTTGCCGCTTCTGCTGTTCTGCTTCTCCCCGGGAGAAACTCAACAAGACCCCGCTCCTGTCAGACATTATTATGTAGCGGCTAAGGAAATCGGCTGGGACTACATCCACCTGGACGATGCTGACCCATTGTCTGAGCAGAG gGGGGGAAGGTCCAAAGATAATCCTCAAAAATATATCAAGGCAGTGTACAGGGAGTACACAGATTCCACATACACTGTCCCCAGGCCAAGGCCAGCATGGACAG GTATCCAAGGCCCAGTGATCGTGGCCAAGGCCAGTGACAGGGTGGTGGTTCACTTCAAAAACCTGGCCTCTCAGTCGTACAGTATCAGCCCCGTGGGGATCAGCTACTGGAAACTGTCTGAAG GAGCTGGGTATGATGACTCCACAACGGGTCAGGAGAAGGAGGATGATGCTGTCCCTCCTGGAGGATACTATGAGTATGTGTGGGATATCAGCGCCAAAGACAGTCCCACCATCAGTGATCCAGAGTGTCTCACCTACTCCTACTCATCCCAGGTGGACCCAGTCCGTGATGTAAACTCAGGACTCATCGGTGCCCTGCTTATCTGCAAATCAA GTGCTTTCTCTGAAGATGGCCAGAGGAAACATCCAGGGTTCGTCCTGCTGTTTGCCGTGTTTGACGAGACCAAAAGCTGGTACGGAGAGGTAGGGGAGAGAATGAGCAGAGAGAAGTTCAAGAGGAGCAGCAACAGGAAAGAATACCACACCATCAATGGATATGTCAACTCCACGTTACCCG GTTTGAAAGTGTGTCAGGGTCATAATCATGTGTTTTGGCATCTGATTGGGATGGGCACAGCTCCAGAAATACACTCCATTCAGATTCAGGATCACACCCTGCAG gTGTCGGCCCATCGTAAAGCCACCATGGAGGTGACTCCTATGACATTCATCACTGCAAATCTTAGACCTGCTACAGTTGGTCGCTTTCTCATCAGCTGTCAGATATATGCTCACCGCCACG ATGGTATGAATGCTCTGTTTGAGGTGGAGAAATGCACAGAGCCTGCTGGACCAGGCATGCGTAACGTCAAACAGAAGGATGAAATGGAAAACAGTTATCAGGACTATAACTTCAATGTGGTCAACTCCAATAGCTTTCAGACATCACAAGTGCAAGTAAGATCATTCGGGGGCGAGCAGTCTCAGATCTGGAAGCACTTCATCGCCATTGAAGAGGTCACCTGGGACTACGCTGGTCATCTCAAACCCACAGACAt TAAGCTGCAGTCTGAATATCTGCCTGCAGCTCCACATCACCTGGGGTACAGGTATAAAAAAGTAGCCTATGTGGAGTACACAGATGGATCTTTCACTCAGAAGAAAACCCCTGACTCGATACTGCTGGGTCCTCTTCTGAAGGGAAAAATCAAGGACCAAATCCAT ATAACTTTGAGAAACATGGCCGATCGCCCTTTCAACATCTACCCCAATGGGATTACCCAGATATACCCACTGGACAGGTCCTCAGAAG AGAAGGACCTGCGCTCAATGGGAGTGCCCCCCAACGCGACATTTACCTATGTTTGGAGGCTAACAGTAGATGATGGGCCCTTGACTGGAGACCCACAGTGTCTGACCCAGATGTATCAGAGCACAATAAATCCAGAGAGGGACTTGGCTTCTGGGCTGGTGGGCACCTTTCTGATCTGCAAGCATGGAGCCTTAAACACCAAAGGACGCCTG ATTGTCCCTGATAGTGAGTTGAGTGTGGTATTTGCTGTGTTTGATGAAAACAGAAGTTGGTACTTCAACGAAAACATGCAGAATTCCAGCCAAATCACCCCAAACACAACTGAATTCTACAAATCAAATGTCATTCACA GTGTGAACGGCATCATGTTTAACACGCGACAGTTTGCCATTCGCAAGACTGACGTCACCTTCTGGCATGTGGCCAACGTGGGCACCCAGAGTGACTTCCTGTCAGTTTATTTCACTGGAAACCTCTTCCAATACCAAGGCCTCCACCAGTCTGTCCTCACCCTGTTCCCCATGACTGGTGTGACTGTTTCAATGGAATCAGAGGTGATAG GTGAGTGGGAGATCAGCGCCTTCGACAGCAGCCTGAAAAAACGCGGCATGAGTGTCCATTACACTGTTCCTCACTCCATCACCGGAGAGCACCAACTAGTTGACAGTCCTGAGGATGAAGACCTTTCCGAGTTCATGGATGATATGCAGAGGAGCAGAAGGTCTCATAATCACACCGTGCTGGTCACAGTGTGTAATAACAGTACTCAGTCAGTAAACACTTCTGGTCTAAATGTCACTGAAGCTGAGAGGGCTGTAGGAAACGCAGGATGTCAGCTGAAAGAAGTGACAAAAATCACATCAATGGATGAACTAAATGAAGAAATCCCTCTGGATGTGCTGGAGGCAATAGATGGAGACGAAGAATGGACTGAGTCTCAGACGGGGGCTGAAGCTGGAGGAGCGGGAGCCAGAAGACGGAGAAGACAAACTGAAGGGAACTGGACGGATGTAGATATCAGTTCGGGGGCCTCTGAAGATGGAGGCACTGAGATAGAGATTGGAGAACAGGCTGCAAAAAATGTATCTTACAGAAGTGAGGAGGTCAAAATTGATTTAATTAgtgaaatgttaagtttaaaaaatgagacaaaGGAGGAGCTTGAGGAGAGTAACGAGATCTTGTTGAACAAAGATCCACTGCTGGACACGGAGATCCacactgaagaaaaaacagattcaGAAGAAATGAATCAAAACCAAATTCTATCTGAACTCCTAAGACGTCATGTGGAGTTAAACCTCACAGCTGATAACAACACCATGATGACGGACCTTTCTCTTGAGTATGATGACTACAGCCAAGAG GTTAACAGCACATCAGATGTATTTGGCACGGACTACATTGACCCTCGCTCTGGAGAGATCAGATCTCAAACTTACTACATTGCTGCAGAGGAGATCACTTGGGACTACGGCATCAGAAAACCACGTCAGCTCATTAAACCCAG GGAAATGCGCCGTGGGATGAGGAAGTTCTTGCCAGAGTATAAGAAAGTTGTGTTTCGAGCCTACTGGGACGAAAACTTTAACAATCCCTTAGGCAGAGGAGAGTTCCAGCAACACCTGGGAATTATGGGACCAGTTATCAGCGCAGAGGTTAATGAACGCTTCACT GTGCTCTTTAAGAACAAGGCATCCAGACCTTACTCCTTTCACCTTCAGGGAGTCTATGATCATGTACATGGGGCTGGTATTTCCCAAACTCACACCCCCACAGCTCCGCCCGGGGTCCCAGGAGATCCTGTGCCTCCTGGGGAGGCACGGACCTACAACTGGAAAGTAACCAAGAAGCAAGGGCCATCCGAGAATGAATTTGACTGCAAAGCTGGAGCTTATTACTCCACTGTGGATAAG gaGAGGGACCTTCATTCAGGTCTGATCGGTCCACTGTTGATCTGCAAACCAGATACCCTTCAGACTCAGAAAATGCTGGAAAAAAACGTTGCAGAGTTCTCCCTTCTTTTCCACATGTTTGATGAAACTAAAAGCTGGTACATGGAGGAGAACCTGCAGCGTCACTGTGCACCACCCTGTCAGGTCAACACTGAGGACCCTTGGTACCACACCAGCAACAAGTTTGCAG CAATAAATGGTTACGTGGCAGAGACACTCCCGGGCCTGTTGGCTGCTCAGCGCCAAAAAGTTCGGTGGCACCTGCTGAATGTCGGAAGTGACGGTGAATACCATGCTGTACACTTCCATGGTTTACCTTTCACCGTTCACACGAATCAGGAACACCGTATGGGGGTCTACAATCTCTACCCTG GTGTGTTTGCTACAGTTGAGATGGAACCCCCCAACGTTGGCACATGGCTGGTGGAGAACACCATAGGAGAGTACCAGCTGGCTGGCATGAGAGCTAAACTACTGGTCCATAACCCAA AATGTGTAATGCCTCTGGGGATGAAGTTAGGACGGATTGAAGATTCCCAGATCACAGCGTCAGATAACATGG ATAGCTGGCAGCCAAGGCTGGCCAGACTGGATCAGTCCGGTTATATCAATGCCTGGATGGGCAGAAACAGTAACTCCTGGTTACAG GTGGACCTGCAGAGGCCCACCCTGCTGCATGGTGTGCAGACACAGGGGGTCAGGGCTAAGCTGTGGGACTACTTCATCAGAGTCTTTAGCATTTCTTACAGTCTGGACCAAGAGACCTGGAGCACTTacagaggaaacaaaacaaagcagaagcaT AGGTTTCCTGGTAACATTGACAGCTCCAGTGTGAAAACAAACCCCATCATTCCACCGATTGTTGCCCGCTATGTCAGGATTCATCCCTTAGATTTTAAACACAGGCCTGCCCTGAGACTGGAGCTGTTGGGCTGTGATCTAAATA GTTGCTCTCTGCCTCTCGGGCTCCAGAATCAGATGTCCTCGATTCCAGACAACAGCTTTATAGCTTCATCACATTATTCATCTCTGCTGCGAAGCTGGGCCCCCCATCTCGCCCGCCTACATCTGGAAGGCAGCACCAATGCCTGGAGGCCAAAG AACAACAACCCCCATGAGTGGCTGCAAGTTGACTTGGGGAAGGTAAAACGCATCACAGCAGTCATAACCCAAGGAGCACGATCACTGCTGACCCAAATGATGGTGACGGAGTTCTCAGTCACCATAAGCCGCGATGGACACCAATGGGACAGTGTGCTAGAAGAGAGCTCCCAAAGAGAAAAG ATCTTCCAAGGAAACAACGATTCGGATGAGGAGGCTTTCAATGCTTTTGACCCCCCTCTGTTTGGCAAATTCCTTCGTATCCACCCGCGGGGTTGGATTAATGGCATCGCTCTGCGCCTGGAGTTACTGGGCTGTGAAACCCAGCAGTGA
- the f8 gene encoding coagulation factor VIII isoform X2, translating into MEVTPMTFITANLRPATVGRFLISCQIYAHRHDGMNALFEVEKCTEPAGPGMRNVKQKDEMENSYQDYNFNVVNSNSFQTSQVQVRSFGGEQSQIWKHFIAIEEVTWDYAGHLKPTDIKLQSEYLPAAPHHLGYRYKKVAYVEYTDGSFTQKKTPDSILLGPLLKGKIKDQIHITLRNMADRPFNIYPNGITQIYPLDRSSEEKDLRSMGVPPNATFTYVWRLTVDDGPLTGDPQCLTQMYQSTINPERDLASGLVGTFLICKHGALNTKGRLIVPDSELSVVFAVFDENRSWYFNENMQNSSQITPNTTEFYKSNVIHSVNGIMFNTRQFAIRKTDVTFWHVANVGTQSDFLSVYFTGNLFQYQGLHQSVLTLFPMTGVTVSMESEVIGEWEISAFDSSLKKRGMSVHYTVPHSITGEHQLVDSPEDEDLSEFMDDMQRSRRSHNHTVLVTVCNNSTQSVNTSGLNVTEAERAVGNAGCQLKEVTKITSMDELNEEIPLDVLEAIDGDEEWTESQTGAEAGGAGARRRRRQTEGNWTDVDISSGASEDGGTEIEIGEQAAKNVSYRSEEVKIDLISEMLSLKNETKEELEESNEILLNKDPLLDTEIHTEEKTDSEEMNQNQILSELLRRHVELNLTADNNTMMTDLSLEYDDYSQEVNSTSDVFGTDYIDPRSGEIRSQTYYIAAEEITWDYGIRKPRQLIKPREMRRGMRKFLPEYKKVVFRAYWDENFNNPLGRGEFQQHLGIMGPVISAEVNERFTVLFKNKASRPYSFHLQGVYDHVHGAGISQTHTPTAPPGVPGDPVPPGEARTYNWKVTKKQGPSENEFDCKAGAYYSTVDKERDLHSGLIGPLLICKPDTLQTQKMLEKNVAEFSLLFHMFDETKSWYMEENLQRHCAPPCQVNTEDPWYHTSNKFAAINGYVAETLPGLLAAQRQKVRWHLLNVGSDGEYHAVHFHGLPFTVHTNQEHRMGVYNLYPGVFATVEMEPPNVGTWLVENTIGEYQLAGMRAKLLVHNPKCVMPLGMKLGRIEDSQITASDNMDSWQPRLARLDQSGYINAWMGRNSNSWLQVDLQRPTLLHGVQTQGVRAKLWDYFIRVFSISYSLDQETWSTYRGNKTKQKHRFPGNIDSSSVKTNPIIPPIVARYVRIHPLDFKHRPALRLELLGCDLNSCSLPLGLQNQMSSIPDNSFIASSHYSSLLRSWAPHLARLHLEGSTNAWRPKNNNPHEWLQVDLGKVKRITAVITQGARSLLTQMMVTEFSVTISRDGHQWDSVLEESSQREKIFQGNNDSDEEAFNAFDPPLFGKFLRIHPRGWINGIALRLELLGCETQQ; encoded by the exons ATGGAGGTGACTCCTATGACATTCATCACTGCAAATCTTAGACCTGCTACAGTTGGTCGCTTTCTCATCAGCTGTCAGATATATGCTCACCGCCACG ATGGTATGAATGCTCTGTTTGAGGTGGAGAAATGCACAGAGCCTGCTGGACCAGGCATGCGTAACGTCAAACAGAAGGATGAAATGGAAAACAGTTATCAGGACTATAACTTCAATGTGGTCAACTCCAATAGCTTTCAGACATCACAAGTGCAAGTAAGATCATTCGGGGGCGAGCAGTCTCAGATCTGGAAGCACTTCATCGCCATTGAAGAGGTCACCTGGGACTACGCTGGTCATCTCAAACCCACAGACAt TAAGCTGCAGTCTGAATATCTGCCTGCAGCTCCACATCACCTGGGGTACAGGTATAAAAAAGTAGCCTATGTGGAGTACACAGATGGATCTTTCACTCAGAAGAAAACCCCTGACTCGATACTGCTGGGTCCTCTTCTGAAGGGAAAAATCAAGGACCAAATCCAT ATAACTTTGAGAAACATGGCCGATCGCCCTTTCAACATCTACCCCAATGGGATTACCCAGATATACCCACTGGACAGGTCCTCAGAAG AGAAGGACCTGCGCTCAATGGGAGTGCCCCCCAACGCGACATTTACCTATGTTTGGAGGCTAACAGTAGATGATGGGCCCTTGACTGGAGACCCACAGTGTCTGACCCAGATGTATCAGAGCACAATAAATCCAGAGAGGGACTTGGCTTCTGGGCTGGTGGGCACCTTTCTGATCTGCAAGCATGGAGCCTTAAACACCAAAGGACGCCTG ATTGTCCCTGATAGTGAGTTGAGTGTGGTATTTGCTGTGTTTGATGAAAACAGAAGTTGGTACTTCAACGAAAACATGCAGAATTCCAGCCAAATCACCCCAAACACAACTGAATTCTACAAATCAAATGTCATTCACA GTGTGAACGGCATCATGTTTAACACGCGACAGTTTGCCATTCGCAAGACTGACGTCACCTTCTGGCATGTGGCCAACGTGGGCACCCAGAGTGACTTCCTGTCAGTTTATTTCACTGGAAACCTCTTCCAATACCAAGGCCTCCACCAGTCTGTCCTCACCCTGTTCCCCATGACTGGTGTGACTGTTTCAATGGAATCAGAGGTGATAG GTGAGTGGGAGATCAGCGCCTTCGACAGCAGCCTGAAAAAACGCGGCATGAGTGTCCATTACACTGTTCCTCACTCCATCACCGGAGAGCACCAACTAGTTGACAGTCCTGAGGATGAAGACCTTTCCGAGTTCATGGATGATATGCAGAGGAGCAGAAGGTCTCATAATCACACCGTGCTGGTCACAGTGTGTAATAACAGTACTCAGTCAGTAAACACTTCTGGTCTAAATGTCACTGAAGCTGAGAGGGCTGTAGGAAACGCAGGATGTCAGCTGAAAGAAGTGACAAAAATCACATCAATGGATGAACTAAATGAAGAAATCCCTCTGGATGTGCTGGAGGCAATAGATGGAGACGAAGAATGGACTGAGTCTCAGACGGGGGCTGAAGCTGGAGGAGCGGGAGCCAGAAGACGGAGAAGACAAACTGAAGGGAACTGGACGGATGTAGATATCAGTTCGGGGGCCTCTGAAGATGGAGGCACTGAGATAGAGATTGGAGAACAGGCTGCAAAAAATGTATCTTACAGAAGTGAGGAGGTCAAAATTGATTTAATTAgtgaaatgttaagtttaaaaaatgagacaaaGGAGGAGCTTGAGGAGAGTAACGAGATCTTGTTGAACAAAGATCCACTGCTGGACACGGAGATCCacactgaagaaaaaacagattcaGAAGAAATGAATCAAAACCAAATTCTATCTGAACTCCTAAGACGTCATGTGGAGTTAAACCTCACAGCTGATAACAACACCATGATGACGGACCTTTCTCTTGAGTATGATGACTACAGCCAAGAG GTTAACAGCACATCAGATGTATTTGGCACGGACTACATTGACCCTCGCTCTGGAGAGATCAGATCTCAAACTTACTACATTGCTGCAGAGGAGATCACTTGGGACTACGGCATCAGAAAACCACGTCAGCTCATTAAACCCAG GGAAATGCGCCGTGGGATGAGGAAGTTCTTGCCAGAGTATAAGAAAGTTGTGTTTCGAGCCTACTGGGACGAAAACTTTAACAATCCCTTAGGCAGAGGAGAGTTCCAGCAACACCTGGGAATTATGGGACCAGTTATCAGCGCAGAGGTTAATGAACGCTTCACT GTGCTCTTTAAGAACAAGGCATCCAGACCTTACTCCTTTCACCTTCAGGGAGTCTATGATCATGTACATGGGGCTGGTATTTCCCAAACTCACACCCCCACAGCTCCGCCCGGGGTCCCAGGAGATCCTGTGCCTCCTGGGGAGGCACGGACCTACAACTGGAAAGTAACCAAGAAGCAAGGGCCATCCGAGAATGAATTTGACTGCAAAGCTGGAGCTTATTACTCCACTGTGGATAAG gaGAGGGACCTTCATTCAGGTCTGATCGGTCCACTGTTGATCTGCAAACCAGATACCCTTCAGACTCAGAAAATGCTGGAAAAAAACGTTGCAGAGTTCTCCCTTCTTTTCCACATGTTTGATGAAACTAAAAGCTGGTACATGGAGGAGAACCTGCAGCGTCACTGTGCACCACCCTGTCAGGTCAACACTGAGGACCCTTGGTACCACACCAGCAACAAGTTTGCAG CAATAAATGGTTACGTGGCAGAGACACTCCCGGGCCTGTTGGCTGCTCAGCGCCAAAAAGTTCGGTGGCACCTGCTGAATGTCGGAAGTGACGGTGAATACCATGCTGTACACTTCCATGGTTTACCTTTCACCGTTCACACGAATCAGGAACACCGTATGGGGGTCTACAATCTCTACCCTG GTGTGTTTGCTACAGTTGAGATGGAACCCCCCAACGTTGGCACATGGCTGGTGGAGAACACCATAGGAGAGTACCAGCTGGCTGGCATGAGAGCTAAACTACTGGTCCATAACCCAA AATGTGTAATGCCTCTGGGGATGAAGTTAGGACGGATTGAAGATTCCCAGATCACAGCGTCAGATAACATGG ATAGCTGGCAGCCAAGGCTGGCCAGACTGGATCAGTCCGGTTATATCAATGCCTGGATGGGCAGAAACAGTAACTCCTGGTTACAG GTGGACCTGCAGAGGCCCACCCTGCTGCATGGTGTGCAGACACAGGGGGTCAGGGCTAAGCTGTGGGACTACTTCATCAGAGTCTTTAGCATTTCTTACAGTCTGGACCAAGAGACCTGGAGCACTTacagaggaaacaaaacaaagcagaagcaT AGGTTTCCTGGTAACATTGACAGCTCCAGTGTGAAAACAAACCCCATCATTCCACCGATTGTTGCCCGCTATGTCAGGATTCATCCCTTAGATTTTAAACACAGGCCTGCCCTGAGACTGGAGCTGTTGGGCTGTGATCTAAATA GTTGCTCTCTGCCTCTCGGGCTCCAGAATCAGATGTCCTCGATTCCAGACAACAGCTTTATAGCTTCATCACATTATTCATCTCTGCTGCGAAGCTGGGCCCCCCATCTCGCCCGCCTACATCTGGAAGGCAGCACCAATGCCTGGAGGCCAAAG AACAACAACCCCCATGAGTGGCTGCAAGTTGACTTGGGGAAGGTAAAACGCATCACAGCAGTCATAACCCAAGGAGCACGATCACTGCTGACCCAAATGATGGTGACGGAGTTCTCAGTCACCATAAGCCGCGATGGACACCAATGGGACAGTGTGCTAGAAGAGAGCTCCCAAAGAGAAAAG ATCTTCCAAGGAAACAACGATTCGGATGAGGAGGCTTTCAATGCTTTTGACCCCCCTCTGTTTGGCAAATTCCTTCGTATCCACCCGCGGGGTTGGATTAATGGCATCGCTCTGCGCCTGGAGTTACTGGGCTGTGAAACCCAGCAGTGA